A portion of the Rhinopithecus roxellana isolate Shanxi Qingling chromosome 19, ASM756505v1, whole genome shotgun sequence genome contains these proteins:
- the LOC104670713 gene encoding tripartite motif-containing protein 67 — protein sequence MEEELKCPVCGSLFREPIILPCSHNVCLPCARTIAVQTPDGEQHLPQPLLLSRGSGLPAGAAAAPSLEHDAAAGPACSGAGGSAAGGLCGGGAVGGGDHADKLSLYSETDSGYGSYTPSLKSPNGVRVLPMVPAPPGSSAAAARGAACSSLSSSSSSITCPQCHRSASLDHRGLRGFQRNRLLEAIVQRYQQGRGAMPGASAAAVVAICQLCDRTPPEPAATLREQCEVLYCATCQLKCHPSRGPFAKHRLVQPPLPPAPAEAASGPTGAAQGAPSGGGGCKSPGGAGAGATGGSTARKFPTCPEHEMENYSMYCVSCRTPVCYLCLEEGRHAKHEVKPLGAMWKQHKVSPRDAGVQVPGKRVRGERLLASPLESWQKVGQRVKQELPHSLAIHSIR from the coding sequence ATGGAGGAAGAGCTGAAGTGTCCTGTGTGCGGCTCTCTGTTTCGGGAGCCTATCATCCTGCCCTGTTCCCACAATGTCTGCCTGCCTTGCGCTCGCACCATCGCGGTGCAGACCCCGGACGGCGAGCAGCACCTACCCCAGCCGCTCCTGCTTTCCCGGGGCTCGGGGCTGCCCGCGGGTGCCGCCGCTGCTCCCTCACTGGAGCACGACGCGGCGGCGGGCCCGGCCTGCAGCGGTGCCGGCGGGAGTGCAGCTGGCGGCCTCTGCGGCGGCGGTGCGGTAGGTGGTGGAGACCACGCGGACAAGCTGAGCTTGTACAGCGAGACAGACAGCGGCTATGGGTCCTACACCCCGAGCCTCAAGTCCCCCAACGGGGTTCGCGTGCTGCCCATGGTGCCCGCACCACCCGGCTCCTCCGCCGCCGCGGCTCGGGGTGCCGCCTGCTCCTCGCTATCCTCGTCTTCGAGCTCCATCACGTGCCCGCAGTGCCACCGCAGTGCCTCCCTGGACCACCGCGGCCTGCGTGGCTTCCAGCGAAACCGGCTGCTCGAGGCCATCGTGCAGCGATACCAGCAGGGCCGCGGGGCCATGCCGGGGGCGTCTGCAGCCGCGGTGGTGGCCATCTGCCAGCTGTGCGACCGCACCCCGCCAGAGCCAGCAGCCACGCTCCGCGAGCAGTGCGAAGTCCTTTACTGCGCTACCTGCCAGCTCAAGTGCCATCCATCCCGGGGACCCTTCGCCAAGCATCGCCTGGTGCAGCCGCCGCTGCCACCGGCGCCCGCCGAGGCAGCCTCCGGGCCCACTGGCGCCGCCCAGGGCGCCCCCAGCGGAGGCGGCGGCTGCAAGAGTCCGGGAGGCGCAGGGGCCGGGGCGACTGGGGGCAGCACGGCCCGCAAGTTCCCCACGTGTCCCGAGCATGAAATGGAGAACTACAGCATGTACTGCGTGAGCTGTCGAACCCCGGTGTGCTATCTGTGCCTGGAGGAGGGCCGGCATGCCAAGCACGAGGTGAAGCCGCTGGGGGCCATGTGGAAGCAGCACAAGGTGAGCCCCCGGGACGCGGGAGTGCAGGTGCCAGGGAAGAGGGTACGAGGAGAAAGGCTCTTGGCCTCTCCCTTGGAGAGCTGGCAGAAAGTTGGTCAGAGGGTCAAGCAGGAATTACCTCACTCATTAGCCATTCATTCCATCAGATAG